In Candidatus Limnocylindrales bacterium, a single window of DNA contains:
- a CDS encoding OsmC family protein: MGQSQIREYTVQARSTDTFGRVLCSCRQHHFIVDGPIQNGCPGEAITPAELFLSGVASCGVELLQVVAREQNVPLEGVKVNIWGIIDRDHPVRSDVTLFNKVRLSFQLKGVNEGEGAKLIETFKGR, from the coding sequence ATGGGACAGAGCCAGATACGGGAGTACACAGTACAAGCTCGCTCCACCGATACGTTCGGGAGAGTGTTATGCAGTTGTCGTCAGCACCATTTTATAGTTGATGGACCGATTCAAAATGGCTGCCCAGGTGAGGCCATAACCCCGGCTGAACTATTCTTGTCCGGAGTTGCTTCGTGCGGGGTTGAGCTGCTCCAGGTGGTTGCCAGGGAGCAGAATGTACCCCTGGAAGGGGTTAAGGTCAATATTTGGGGAATCATCGATCGGGACCATCCCGTTCGTTCCGATGTTACTTTGTTCAATAAGGTCCGATTGAGTTTTCAACTTAAAGGGGTTAACGAAGGAGAAGGGGCCAAACTCATTGAGACCTTCAAAGGCAGATGA
- a CDS encoding GNAT family N-acetyltransferase, giving the protein TPPPPHPHTLTSPFQRAEEIIQTARKAGRTLLTEPESKQLLAAYGIPTVETRIATHETEAVRLAEEIGYPVVLKLFSETITHKTDVGGVQLNLTNAEAVIQAYRTIESSVRERQEAKHFLGVTVQPMIKWEGYEIILGSSLDPQFGPVLLFGAGGQWVEVFKDRALALPPLNTVLARRMMEQTRIYTALKGIRGRKSVDLAALEQLLVRFSQLVVEQRWIKEIDVNPLLVSPERLIALDARVILHEPDTPEDKLPRLAIRPYPTQYVSSWTLKDGTPIVIRPIRPEDEPLMINFHKTLSERSVYFRYFYPMQLSQRIAHERLTHMCFIDYDREMALVADYTDPNTGTHEIIAVGRLRKLHGTPEAEFALLVSDRYQRQGLGTELLRRLLQIGRDEKLQRIVADILPENRDMQRVCEKLGFRLRWVATEGIVKAEIDL; this is encoded by the coding sequence CTACCCCCCCACCTCCACACCCCCATACCCTCACATCCCCCTTCCAGCGGGCCGAGGAGATTATTCAAACCGCCCGCAAGGCCGGTCGAACCCTCCTCACCGAACCCGAATCCAAGCAACTCCTCGCCGCCTACGGCATCCCGACGGTGGAGACCCGGATCGCCACCCATGAAACCGAGGCGGTCAGACTTGCAGAAGAAATCGGCTACCCGGTGGTCCTCAAGCTCTTTTCTGAAACCATTACCCACAAAACCGATGTAGGAGGTGTTCAGTTAAACCTGACCAACGCCGAAGCCGTCATACAGGCTTATCGTACCATCGAATCTTCTGTGCGTGAACGGCAGGAAGCCAAACATTTCTTAGGAGTGACCGTCCAGCCCATGATCAAATGGGAAGGCTACGAAATCATCCTCGGCAGTAGTCTTGATCCTCAGTTCGGTCCGGTATTGCTTTTCGGCGCTGGAGGTCAATGGGTGGAAGTATTTAAAGACCGCGCCCTGGCACTCCCACCCCTTAATACCGTCCTGGCACGACGAATGATGGAGCAGACCCGTATCTATACTGCCCTCAAAGGTATCCGCGGACGCAAATCGGTGGATCTGGCCGCCCTTGAACAACTCCTGGTCCGATTTAGCCAGTTGGTTGTTGAACAACGCTGGATCAAGGAGATTGACGTTAACCCTTTACTGGTCTCCCCTGAGCGATTAATTGCGCTGGATGCGCGGGTGATTTTGCACGAACCCGATACCCCGGAAGATAAACTACCCCGGCTGGCCATTCGCCCCTATCCCACTCAATACGTGTCATCCTGGACCCTGAAGGATGGTACCCCCATTGTTATCCGCCCAATCCGCCCCGAGGATGAACCCTTGATGATCAACTTCCATAAAACCCTCTCCGAACGTAGCGTGTATTTCCGCTACTTCTATCCCATGCAACTGAGTCAGCGTATTGCCCATGAACGGTTGACACATATGTGCTTCATCGACTATGACCGCGAAATGGCCCTCGTCGCAGACTATACGGATCCTAACACCGGTACCCACGAGATTATAGCCGTTGGCCGTTTAAGAAAATTGCATGGTACCCCAGAAGCCGAGTTTGCCCTCCTCGTCAGCGATCGATACCAACGTCAGGGATTGGGTACCGAGTTGTTGCGCAGACTCCTGCAGATCGGTCGTGACGAAAAACTGCAGCGCATCGTCGCCGATATTCTCCCCGAAAATCGAGATATGCAACGGGTCTGTGAGAAACTGGGTTTCCGCCTCCGCTGGGTAGCCACTGAAGGGATAGTAAAGGCAGAAATCGATCTCTGA